Proteins encoded by one window of Sus scrofa isolate TJ Tabasco breed Duroc chromosome 12, Sscrofa11.1, whole genome shotgun sequence:
- the LOC110256000 gene encoding membrane primary amine oxidase-like isoform X1, translating to MNFLTQKLGPGLVDAAQARPADNCIFSVELQLPPKAAALAHLDRGSPPPAREALAIIFFGGQPQPNVTELVVGPLPQPSYVRDVTVERHGGPLPYHRRPVLMREYLDIDQMIFRRELPQAAGLLHHCCFYSSQSQNLVTMNSAPRGLQSGDRATWFGLYYNISGAGFYLHPVGLELLVDHKALDPALWTIQKVFFQGRYYESLAHLEEQFEAGLVNVVVIPDNGTDASWSLKSRVPPGPAPPLQFYPQGPRFSVQGSHVASSLWTFSFGLGAFSGPRIFDIRFQGERVAYEVSVQEALAVYGGNSPSALRGRYADASFGLGHFSTPLTRGVDCPYLATYVDWPFLLESQVSKTLRDAFCVFEQNQGLPVRRHHSDIRSHYFGGLAKTVLVVRSVSTMLNYDYVWDMIFHPNGAIEVKLHTTGYIGSSFLFGDVQSFGNRVGEHTLGTVHTHSAHFKVDLDVGGLENWVWAEDTTFVPTAVPWSPERQIQRLQLTRKVLETEEQAAFPVGGAAPRYLYLASNQSNKWGHPRGYRIQIVSFSGEPLPQSSSMAGAFSWERYQLAVTRRKEEEPSSSSIYNLNDPWTPTLDFTDFINNETIAGQDLVAWVTAGFLHIPHAEDIPNTVTVANSVGFFLRPYNFFDQDPSINSADSIYFREDQDPGACDVNPLACLSEAAACAPDLPAFSHGGFFHN from the exons ATGAACTTTCTGACCCAGAAGCTGGGGCCAGGCCTGGTGGATGCCGCCCAGGCCCGACCCGCAGACAACTGCATCTTctcagtggagctgcagctgccccccaAGGCGGCAGCCCTGGCCCACCTGGACAGGGGGAGTCCCCCGCCTGCCCGGGAGGCCCTGGCCATCATCTTCTTTGGCGGACAACCCCAGCCCAATGTGACCGAGCTGGTGGTGGGGCCGCTGCCCCAGCCCTCCTACGTGCGGGATGTGACTGTGGAGCGTCACGGAGGCCCCCTGCCCTACCACCGACGCCCCGTGCTCATGCGAGAGTACCTGGACATCGACCAGATGATCTTCCGCAGGGAGCTGCCCCAGGCTGCTGGTCTCCTCCACCACTGCTGCTTCTATAGCAGCCAAAGTCAGAACCTGGTGACCATGAACTCAGCCCCCCGTGGTCTGCAGTCAGGGGACCGGGCCACCTGGTTTGGCCTCTACTACAACATCTCAGGGGCCGGGTTTTACCTGCACCCGGTGGGGTTGGAACTGCTGGTAGACCACAAGGCTCTGGACCCTGCCCTCTGGACCATCCAGAAGGTCTTCTTTCAAGGCCGCTACTATGAGAGCCTGGCCCATCTGGAGGAGCAGTTTGAGGCCGGCCTGGTGAACGTGGTGGTGATCCCAGACAATGGCACAGATGCGTCCTGGTCCCTGAAGTCCCGGGTGCCCCCAGGTCCAGCTCCTCCTCTGCAGTTCTATCCGCAGGGCCCCCGCTTCAGTGTCCAGGGGAGTCACGTGGCCTCCTCGTTGTGGACTTTTTCCTTTGGCCTTGGAGCTTTCAGTGGCCCAAGGATCTTTGACATCCGCTTCCAAGGGGAGAGAGTGGCTTATGAAGTCAGCGTCCAGGAGGCCTTGGCTGTCTATGGTGGTAATTCTCCTTCTGCCCTGAGAGGTCGGTATGCAGATGCCAGTTTTGGCTTGGGCCACTTCTCCACCCCGCTGACCCGTGGGGTGGACTGTCCCTATCTGGCCACCTATGTGGACTGGCCCTTCCTTCTGGAGTCTCAGGTCTCCAAGACACTACGTGATGCCTTTTGTGTGTTCGAACAGAACCAGGGCCTCCCTGTGAGGCGACACCACTCAGATATTCGCTCCCACTACTTTGGGGGCCTTGCAAAGACAGTGCTGGTCGTCAGATCTGTGTCCACCATGCTCAACTATGACTACGTGTGGGACATGATCTTCCACCCCAATGGAGCCATTGAAGTCAAATTACACACCACGGGCTATATTGGCTCATCATTCCTCTTCGGCGATGTCCAAAGTTTCGGAAACAGGGTTGGGGAGCACACCCTGGGCACCGTCCACACCCATAGCGCCCACTTCAAGGTGGATCTGGATGTGGGAG GACTGGAGAACTGGGTCTGGGCCGAGGACACAACATTCGTCCCCACGGCGGTACCCTGGAGCCCTGAGCGCCAGATACAGAGGCTGCAGTTGACCCGGAAGGTGCTGGAGACGGAGGAGCAGGCCGCCTTCCCCGTGGGAGGTGCGGCCCCTCGCTACCTGTACCTGGCCAGCAACCAGAGCAACAAGTGGGGGCACCCGCGGGGCTACCGCATCCAGATAGTCAGCTTTTCTGGGGAGCCGCTGCCCCAGAGCAGCTCCATGGCAGGAGCTTTCAGCTGGGAGAG ATACCAGCTGGCCGTGACccggaggaaggaggaggagcccagcagcagcagcatctacAATTTGAATGACCCCTGGACCCCCACCCTGGATTTCACTGACTTCATCAACAATGAGACCATTGCTGGGCAG GACTTGGTGGCCTGGGTGACAGCCGGTTTCCTGCACATCCCACACGCAGAGGACATCCCCAACACGGTGACGGTGGCGAACAGTGTGGGTTTCTTCCTCCGACCCTACAACTTCTTTGACCAGGACCCCTCCATCAATTCTGCTGACTCCATCTACTTCCGGGAGGACCAGGATCCTGGGGCCTGTGATGTCAACCCCCTGGCTTGCCTCTCCGAGGCTGCTGCCTGCGCCCCCGACCTCCCTGCCTTCTCCCACGGGGGCTTCTTTCACAACTAG
- the AOC2 gene encoding retina-specific copper amine oxidase encodes MNLKVVLVLLALSLITIFALAYVLLTSQGGSSQPPHCPSVSHSAQPWTHPGQSQLFADLSREELTAVMNFLTQKLGPGLGEAAQARPADNCIFSVELQLPPKAAALAHLDRGSPPPAREALAIIFFGGQPQPNVTELVVGPLPQPSYVRDVTVERHGGPLPYHRRPVLGNESAQMWKHLKEVELPKAPVFLASVCSYNGSNLAALHATPRGLRSGDRATWMALYHNISGVGIFLHPVGLELLLDHRALDPVRWAVRQVFYLGRYYADLGQLEWEFKAGRLEVVRVPLPLPDGASSLRSRISPGPLPPLQFSPQGSRYSVQGHLVASSLWTFTFGHGVFSGLRIFDVRFKGERVAYEVSVQECVSIYGADSPKTMMTRYLDSSYGLGRHSRGLVRGVDCPYQSTMVDIHVLVGRGAVQLLPGAVCVFEEAQGVPLRRHHNHLQSHFYGGLAGSALVVRSVSSVGNYDYIWDFVLHPNGALEGRVRATGYINTAFLSGEESLLFGNRVGERVLGAVHTHAFHFKLDLDVAGLKNWVVAEDVVFKPVAAPWSPEHQLHRPELTRQVLRREDLTAFLWGTPLPRYLYLASNQTNAWGHQRGYRIQIHSPLGIHMPLDSDMERALSWGRYQLVVTRRKEEESQSSSIYYQNDIWTSATAFADFINNETLLGEDLVAWVTASFLHIPHAEDVPNTVTLGNRVGFLLRPYNFFDEDPSVFSPDSVYFEKGQDAGRCSVNHVACIPHLAACVPDLPPFSYRDL; translated from the exons ATGAACCTCAAGGTAGTCCTCGTGTTGCTGGCACTGTCCCTCATTACCATCTTTGCTCTGGCCTATGTCTTGCTGACCAGCCAAGGTGGCTCCAGCCAGCCTCCCCACTGCCCCTCTGTATCCCACAGTGCCCAGCCCTGGACACACCCTGGCCAGAGCCAGCTGTTTGCAGACCTGAGCCGAGAAGAGCTGACGGCTGTGATGAACTTTCTGACCCAGAAactggggccaggcctgggggaggccGCCCAGGCCCGACCCGCAGACAACTGCATCTTctcagtggagctgcagctgccccccaAGGCGGCAGCCCTGGCCCACCTGGACAGGGGGAGTCCCCCGCCTGCCCGGGAGGCCCTGGCCATCATCTTCTTTGGCGGACAACCCCAGCCCAATGTGACCGAGCTGGTGGTGGGGCCGCTGCCCCAGCCCTCCTACGTGCGGGATGTGACTGTGGAGCGTCACGGAGGCCCCCTGCCCTACCACCGACGCCCCGTGCTGGGAAATGAGTCCGCCCAGATGTGGAAGCATTTGAAAGAGGTGGAGCTCCCCAAGGCACCAGTCTTCCTGGCTTCTGTCTGCAGCTACAATGGCTCCAATTTGGCAGCTCTGCATGCCACCCCTCGTGGCTTACGCTCAGGGGACCGTGCTACCTGGATGGCCCTCTACCATAACATCTCAGGTGTTGGGATTTTTCTTCATCCTGTGGGGCTGGAGCTCCTGCTGGACCACAGGGCTCTGGACCCTGTCCGCTGGGCTGTCCGGCAGGTCTTCTACCTTGGGCGCTACTATGCCGACTTGGGCCAGTTGGAATGGGAGTTTAAGGCTGGCCGGCTGGAGGTGGTTAGAGTTCCTCTACCCCTGCCAGATGGGGCCTCATCCCTGCGGTCCCGGATCTCCCCCGGGCCTCTTCCCCCTCTTCAGTTCTCACCCCAAGGCTCCCGGTACAGTGTACAAGGGCACCTGGTGGCATCCTCCCTCTGGACATTTACATTTGGCCATGGGGTGTTCAGTGGCCTGAGGATTTTTGATGTTCGGTTCAAGGGCGAGCGAGTGGCCTATGAAGTTAGTGTCCAGGAATGTGTATCCATCTATGGTGCCGATTCACCCAAGACAATGATGACCCGATACCTGGATAGCAGCTATGGACTTGGCCGTCACAGCCGGGGCTTGGTGCGGGGAGTGGACTGCCCCTATCAGTCTACCATGGTGGACATCCACGTGTTAGTGGGCAGAGGGGCAGTCCAGCTGCTCCCAGGGGCTGTGTGTGTATTCGAGGAGGCCCAGGGGGTACCCCTCCGAAGGCACCACAATCACCTTCAGAGTCATTTCTATGGTGGTTTGGCTGGCTCAGCCCTTGTAGTCAGGTCTGTATCCTCCGTAGGCAACTATGACTACATTTGGGACTTTGTATTGCACCCAAACGGGGCACTTGAAGGGCGGGTCCGTGCCACGGGCTACATCAACACAGCTTTCCTTAGCGGAGAGGAGAGCCTCCTCTTTGGGAACCGAGTAGGGGAGCGAGTGCTGGGGGCGGTGCACACACACGCCTTCCACTTCAAGCTGGACCTGGATGTGGCAG GGCTGAAAAACTGGGTGGTAGCTGAAGACGTGGTGTTTAAACCTGTGGCAGCCCCTTGGAGTCCGGAGCACCAACTGCATCGCCCAGAGCTGACCCGGCAGGTCCTGAGAAGGGAGGACCTGACAGCTTTTCTCTGGGGGACCCCCCTTCCCCGCTACCTTTACTTGGCTAGCAACCAGACTAATGCCTGGGGTCACCAGCGCGGGTACCGAATCCAGATCCACAGCCCCCTTGGCATACACATGCCCCTGGACAGCGACATGGAGAGGGCCCTCAGCTGGGGGAG ATACCAGCTCGTGGTGACgcggaggaaggaggaggagtcaCAGAGCAGCAGCATCTATTACCAGAATGACATCTGGACATCTGCTACGGCCTTTGCCGACTTCATCAACAATGAGACCCTCTTGGGAGAG gATCTGGTGGCTTGGGTTACAGCCAGCTTCCTGCACATACCCCATGCCGAGGATGTCCCCAACACAGTGACTCTGGGGAACAGAGTTGGCTTCTTGCTCCGGCCCTATAACTTCTTTGATGAGGACccctctgtcttctctcctgACAGCGTCTACTTTGAGAAGGGCCAGGATGCTGGGCGCTGCAGTGTCAATCATGTGGCCTGCATCCCCCACCTGGCGGCCTGTGTCCCGGACCTGCCCCCTTTCTCTTATCGAGACTTGTAg
- the LOC110256000 gene encoding membrane primary amine oxidase-like isoform X2, whose amino-acid sequence MNFLTQKLGPGLVDAAQARPADNCIFSVELQLPPKAAALAHLDRGSPPPAREALAIIFFGGQPQPNVTELVVGPLPQPSYVRDVTVERHGGPLPYHRRPVLMREYLDIDQMIFRRELPQAAGLLHHCCFYSSQSQNLVTMNSAPRGLQSGDRATWFGLYYNISGAGFYLHPVGLELLVDHKALDPALWTIQKVFFQGRYYESLAHLEEQFEAGLVNVVVIPDNGTDASWSLKSRVPPGPAPPLQFYPQGPRFSVQGSHVASSLWTFSFGLGAFSGPRIFDIRFQGERVAYEVSVQEALAVYGGNSPSALRGRYADASFGLGHFSTPLTRGVDCPYLATYVDWPFLLESQVSKTLRDAFCVFEQNQGLPVRRHHSDIRSHYFGGLAKTVLVVRSVSTMLNYDYVWDMIFHPNGAIEVKLHTTGYIGSSFLFGDVQSFGNRVGEHTLGTVHTHSAHFKVDLDVGGLENWVWAEDTTFVPTAVPWSPERQIQRLQLTRKVLETEEQAAFPVGGAAPRYLYLASNQSNKWGHPRGYRIQIVSFSGEPLPQSSSMAGAFSWERTWWPG is encoded by the exons ATGAACTTTCTGACCCAGAAGCTGGGGCCAGGCCTGGTGGATGCCGCCCAGGCCCGACCCGCAGACAACTGCATCTTctcagtggagctgcagctgccccccaAGGCGGCAGCCCTGGCCCACCTGGACAGGGGGAGTCCCCCGCCTGCCCGGGAGGCCCTGGCCATCATCTTCTTTGGCGGACAACCCCAGCCCAATGTGACCGAGCTGGTGGTGGGGCCGCTGCCCCAGCCCTCCTACGTGCGGGATGTGACTGTGGAGCGTCACGGAGGCCCCCTGCCCTACCACCGACGCCCCGTGCTCATGCGAGAGTACCTGGACATCGACCAGATGATCTTCCGCAGGGAGCTGCCCCAGGCTGCTGGTCTCCTCCACCACTGCTGCTTCTATAGCAGCCAAAGTCAGAACCTGGTGACCATGAACTCAGCCCCCCGTGGTCTGCAGTCAGGGGACCGGGCCACCTGGTTTGGCCTCTACTACAACATCTCAGGGGCCGGGTTTTACCTGCACCCGGTGGGGTTGGAACTGCTGGTAGACCACAAGGCTCTGGACCCTGCCCTCTGGACCATCCAGAAGGTCTTCTTTCAAGGCCGCTACTATGAGAGCCTGGCCCATCTGGAGGAGCAGTTTGAGGCCGGCCTGGTGAACGTGGTGGTGATCCCAGACAATGGCACAGATGCGTCCTGGTCCCTGAAGTCCCGGGTGCCCCCAGGTCCAGCTCCTCCTCTGCAGTTCTATCCGCAGGGCCCCCGCTTCAGTGTCCAGGGGAGTCACGTGGCCTCCTCGTTGTGGACTTTTTCCTTTGGCCTTGGAGCTTTCAGTGGCCCAAGGATCTTTGACATCCGCTTCCAAGGGGAGAGAGTGGCTTATGAAGTCAGCGTCCAGGAGGCCTTGGCTGTCTATGGTGGTAATTCTCCTTCTGCCCTGAGAGGTCGGTATGCAGATGCCAGTTTTGGCTTGGGCCACTTCTCCACCCCGCTGACCCGTGGGGTGGACTGTCCCTATCTGGCCACCTATGTGGACTGGCCCTTCCTTCTGGAGTCTCAGGTCTCCAAGACACTACGTGATGCCTTTTGTGTGTTCGAACAGAACCAGGGCCTCCCTGTGAGGCGACACCACTCAGATATTCGCTCCCACTACTTTGGGGGCCTTGCAAAGACAGTGCTGGTCGTCAGATCTGTGTCCACCATGCTCAACTATGACTACGTGTGGGACATGATCTTCCACCCCAATGGAGCCATTGAAGTCAAATTACACACCACGGGCTATATTGGCTCATCATTCCTCTTCGGCGATGTCCAAAGTTTCGGAAACAGGGTTGGGGAGCACACCCTGGGCACCGTCCACACCCATAGCGCCCACTTCAAGGTGGATCTGGATGTGGGAG GACTGGAGAACTGGGTCTGGGCCGAGGACACAACATTCGTCCCCACGGCGGTACCCTGGAGCCCTGAGCGCCAGATACAGAGGCTGCAGTTGACCCGGAAGGTGCTGGAGACGGAGGAGCAGGCCGCCTTCCCCGTGGGAGGTGCGGCCCCTCGCTACCTGTACCTGGCCAGCAACCAGAGCAACAAGTGGGGGCACCCGCGGGGCTACCGCATCCAGATAGTCAGCTTTTCTGGGGAGCCGCTGCCCCAGAGCAGCTCCATGGCAGGAGCTTTCAGCTGGGAGAG GACTTGGTGGCCTGGGTGA
- the LOC100520329 gene encoding LOW QUALITY PROTEIN: membrane primary amine oxidase (The sequence of the model RefSeq protein was modified relative to this genomic sequence to represent the inferred CDS: inserted 1 base in 1 codon) has product MNQKTTLVLLALAVITIFALVCVLLAGRGGDGGEPGQPPHCPSGAPGAQPWTHPGQSQLFADLSREELTAVMNFLTQKLGPGLVDAAQARPADNCIFSVELQLPPKAAALAHLDRGSPPPAREALAIIFFGGQPQPNVTELVVGPLPQPSYVRDVTVERHGGPLPYHRRPVLMREYLDIDQMIFRRELPQAAGLLHHCCFYSSQGQNLVTMTSAPRGVQSGDLATWFGLYYNISGAGFYLHPVGLELLVDHKALDPALWTIQKVFFQGRYYESLAHLEEQFEAGLVNVVVIPDNGTDASWSLKSRVPPGPAPPLQFYPQGPRFSVQGSRVASSLWTFSFGLGAFSGPRIFDIRFQGERLAYEISVQEALAVYGGNSPAAIMTRYMDGSFGMGKYSTPLTRGVDCPYLATYVDWPFLLESQXPRTLHDAICVFEQNQGLPVRRHHSDIRSHYFGGLAETVLVIRSVSTMLNYDYVWDMIFHPNGAIEVKLHTTGYISSAFLFGAARKYGNQVGEHILGTVHTHSAHFKVDLDVGGLENWVWAEDTTFVPTAVPWSPERQIQKLQLTRKVLETEEQAAFPVGGAAPRYLYLASNQSNKWGHPRGYRIQIVSFSGEPLPQSSSMAGAFSWERYQLAVTQRKETEPRSTSIFNQNDPWAPTVDFAAFINNETIAGEDLVAWVTAGFLHIPHAEDIPNTVTVANSVGFFLRPYNFFDQDPSINSADSIYFREDQDPGACDVNPLACLSETAACAPSLPAFSHGGFFHN; this is encoded by the exons ATGAACCAGAAGACCACCCTCGTGCTCCTCGCTCTGGCTGTCATCACCATCTTTGCCTTGGTGTGTGTTTTACTAGCTGGCAGGGGAGGAGATGGAGGTGAACCCGGCCAgcctccccactgcccctccGGAGCTCCGGGTGCCCAGCCCTGGACACACCCTGGCCAGAGCCAGCTGTTTGCAGACCTGAGCCGAGAAGAGCTGACGGCTGTGATGAACTTTCTGACCCAGAAGCTGGGGCCAGGCCTGGTGGATGCCGCCCAGGCCCGACCCGCAGACAACTGCATCTTctcagtggagctgcagctgccccccaAGGCGGCAGCCCTGGCCCACCTGGACAGGGGGAGTCCCCCGCCTGCCCGGGAGGCCCTGGCCATCATCTTCTTTGGCGGACAACCCCAGCCCAATGTGACCGAGCTGGTGGTGGGGCCGCTGCCCCAGCCCTCCTACGTGCGGGATGTGACTGTGGAGCGTCACGGAGGCCCCCTGCCCTACCACCGACGCCCCGTGCTCATGCGAGAGTACCTGGACATCGACCAGATGATCTTCCGCAGGGAGCTGCCCCAGGCTGCTGGTCTCCTCCACCACTGCTGCTTCTATAGCAGCCAAGGTCAGAACCTGGTGACCATGACTTCAGCCCCCCGTGGTGTGCAGTCAGGGGACCTGGCTACCTGGTTTGGCCTCTACTACAACATCTCAGGGGCCGGGTTTTACCTGCACCCGGTGGGGTTGGAACTGCTGGTAGACCACAAGGCTCTGGACCCTGCCCTCTGGACCATCCAGAAGGTCTTCTTTCAAGGCCGCTACTATGAGAGCCTGGCCCATCTGGAGGAGCAGTTTGAGGCCGGCCTGGTGAACGTGGTGGTGATCCCAGACAATGGCACAGATGCGTCCTGGTCCCTGAAGTCCCGGGTGCCCCCAGGTCCAGCTCCTCCTCTGCAGTTCTATCCGCAGGGCCCCCGCTTCAGTGTCCAGGGGAGTCGCGTGGCCTCCTCGTTGTGGACTTTTTCCTTTGGCCTCGGAGCTTTCAGTGGCCCAAGGATCTTTGACATCCGCTTCCAGGGAGAACGACTAGCTTATGAGATCAGCGTCCAGGAGGCCTTGGCTGTCTATGGTGGAAATTCCCCAGCAGCAATCATGACGCGCTATATGGATGGCAGCTTTGGCATGGGCAAGTATTCCACCCCGCTGACCCGTGGGGTGGACTGTCCCTATCTGGCCACCTATGTGGACTGGCCCTTCCTTCTGGAGTCTC GTCCCAGGACACTACACGATGCCATTTGTGTGTTCGAACAGAACCAGGGCCTCCCTGTGAGGCGACACCACTCAGATATTCGCTCCCACTACTTTGGGGGCCTTGCAGAGACAGTGCTGGTCATCAGATCTGTGTCCACCATGCTCAACTATGACTACGTGTGGGACATGATCTTCCACCCCAATGGAGCCATTGAAGTCAAATTACACACCACAGGCTACATCAGCTCAGCCTTTCTCTTCGGTGCTGCCCGAAAATATGGAAACCAGGTTGGGGAGCACATCCTGGGCACCGTCCATACCCACAGTGCCCATTTCAAGGTGGATCTGGATGTGGGAG GACTGGAGAACTGGGTCTGGGCCGAGGACACAACATTCGTCCCCACGGCGGTACCCTGGAGCCCTGAGCGCCAGATACAGAAGCTGCAGTTGACCCGGAAGGTGCTGGAGACGGAGGAGCAGGCCGCCTTCCCCGTGGGAGGTGCGGCCCCTCGCTACCTGTACCTGGCCAGCAACCAGAGCAACAAGTGGGGGCACCCGCGGGGCTACCGCATCCAGATAGTCAGCTTTTCTGGGGAGCCGCTGCCCCAGAGCAGCTCCATGGCAGGAGCTTTCAGCTGGGAGAG GTACCAGCTGGCCGTGACCCAGCGGAAGGAGACAGAGCCCAGGAGCACCAGCATCTTCAATCAGAATGACCCCTGGGCCCCCACTGTGGACTTTGCTGCCTTCATCAACAATGAGACCATAGCTGGAGAG GACTTGGTGGCCTGGGTGACAGCCGGTTTCCTGCACATCCCACACGCAGAGGACATCCCCAACACAGTGACGGTGGCGAACAGTGTGGGCTTCTTCCTCCGACCCTACAACTTCTTTGACCAGGACCCCTCCATCAATTCTGCTGACTCCATCTACTTCCGGGAGGACCAGGATCCTGGGGCCTGTGATGTCAACCCTCTGGCTTGCCTCTCCGAGACTGCTGCCTGTGCCCCCAGTCTCCCTGCCTTCTCCCACGGGGGCTTCTTTCACAACTAG